In Mesorhizobium sp. J428, the genomic window CGACAACGACCGCTACCCGCGCACCAACGTCATCGCGCGTTTCGACGGACGCACCCCCGGCAAGACCGTGCATTTCAACTCGCACATCGATGTGGTGGAGGCAGGCGAAGGCTGGACGCTCGACCCGTTTGGCGGCGTGATCAAGGACGGCCGTGTCTATGGCCGCGGCGCCTGCGACATGAAGGGTGGGCTCGCCGCCTCGATCATCGCTGCCGAGGCCTATATCGACATGAACCCGGACTTCGCCGGCGCGATCGAGATCTCAGGATCGGTGGACGAAGAATCCGGTGGCTTCGGCGGCGTCGCCTATCTCGCCGAGAAGGGATACTTCTCCCCTCCCCGCGTGCACCACGTCATCATCCCGGAGCCGCTGAACAAGGATCGCATCTGCCTCGGACATCGCGGCGTGTGGTGGGCGGAGATCGAGACCAAGGGCCAGATCGCGCACGGCTCGATGCCGTTCCTCGGCGACAGCGCGGTGCGCCATATGGGGGCGGTGCTCGGCGCGTTCGAGGACGAGCTCTTCCCCGCGCTCGACCGCAAGCGGACGCGCATGCCGGTGGTGCCAGAGGGGGCGCGCCGCTCCACCATGAACATCAATTCAATCCATGGCGGCCAGACCGACGACTATTTCCCGGGCCTGCCGTCGCCCAACGTTCCCGATTCCTGCAAGATCGTCATCGACCGCCGCTTCCTGCTGGAAGAGAGCCTCGAGGAGGTGAAGACCGAGGTGACGTCGATCCTCGACCGCCTGAAATGGGAACGCCCGAAATTCGACTACCGCATGCGCGACCTGATGATCGTGCATCCGGGGATGACCGAGGAAGACGCGCCCGTGCCGCGGGCGATCGCCAGTGGCATCCGCCGTGTCTTTGGCCGCGACCCGCAATACGTCATCTCGCCCGGCACCTATGACCAGAAGCACATCGCCCGGATAGGCAAGCTGCACGACTGCGTCGCCTACGGCCCCGGCATCCTCGACCTCGCCCACCGTCCGGACGAATGGGTCGGCATCGACGACATGGTCGAAAGCGCAAAGGTTATGGCGCACGGACTGGATATGCTGCTGCATGGCGAGACAGGTGCCTAGGTTCCGCGAAGCGAGACCAAGTCCTTCCCCATAAACCATGAAATGAAATCTTCGTGCTTTTGCGCGGGGATCGGTTGCGCCCGATTATTGCCGCAACTAGTTTGCCTCGGGGCGCAACAGGGGGTCTGATATGTTGGGCAAGGTCATAGCAAGTCTTTCGCTCGCGGCCATGGTCGCCGCCTTCCAGCCATCGATCGCCGCTGCTGCCAAGGTGGTGGCGACGGTCAATCTGTCCTCGCAGACGATGACGGTCACGCATGGTGGGGTGGTGAAGTATCGCTGGCCGGTGTCCACCGCACGCAAGGGCAAGGTGACGCCGACGGGAAGCTGGTCGGCCAAGTGGCTGTCGAGGAATCATCGCTCGAGCCGCTACAACAATGCGCCCATGCCCTATTCGATCTTCTATTCCGGCAACTACGCCGTCCACGGCACCAACCAGGTCAGCCGCCTCGGCCGCCCGGCATCCTCGGGCTGCATTCGGCTGCACCCTTCCAACGCCGCGGTGCTGTTCTCGATCGCCCAGCGCGAAGGCCTGCGCAACATGAAGATCGTGGTCAGACACTGACCGTCACGAGGCCCGCGCCTGGAAGGCGACGGCCCTGCGAAACTGCAATAGATCGCCGTCGCAACCCGTTGCGACGGCGAAAAATTTCCGTTCCGGATCGGCAGCTTGGCACAAAGCCGATTTACTCGCGGCGTTTTTCGGGCTTCAATCCCGCGTCACACCATTCCGGAGCTCGCTTCCATGAAATCCTGGTCTTCCATTCTCGCAGCGGCGGCGATCGCGCTCGCCTCGTCGACGGCGGCCTTCGCCGCCCGGACTGACATCGTCGTGGGCCTGCCGCTGGAGCCGCCGCATCTCGACCCGACCGCAGGCGCGGCCGCCGCGATCGATGAGGTGGGCTATGCCAACATCTTCCAGGGCCTGACCCGCATCGGTTCGAAGGGTGAAGTGCTTGCGGACCTCGCCGAGAGCTGGACGATCAGCGACGACGGTAAGGTCTACACGTTCAAGCTCCACACCGGCGTGAAATTTCACGACGGCACTACGTTCGACGCCGAGGACGTGAAGTTCTCCCTCGACCGCGCCCGTGCGGAAAATTCAACCAATGCGCAGAAGGCGCTGTTCGCACAGATCGACACGGTCGAGGTTGTTGATCCGGCGACAGTGAAGATCACGCTCAAACAGCCGCAGGGCGCGTTCCTCTACAATATGGGCTGGGGCGACGCTGCGATCGTGGCGCCGGAGAGCGCTGAGACCAACAAGGACAAGCCGATCGGCACCGGTCCGTTTAAGTTCGTGAACTGGGCCAAAGGCTCCTCGATCACGATCGAGAAGAATCCTGACTATTGGGGTGAGCCGGTCTATCTGGACAAGGCTGAGTTCCGCATCATCCCCGACGCCGCCGCGGCCGTGCCGGCGCTGCTGTCGGGCGACGTGCAGGCCTTTGCAAACGCCCAGCTCGGCGACGCCCTGCCGCAGATCGAGATCCGATCCCCGCTTCAAGGTAGTGATCGGCTCGACAGAGGGCGAGACGATCCTGGCCATCAACAACAAGAAGGCGCCGTTCGACAAGCTGCAGGTCCGCCAGGCCATCTCTTACGCGCTGGACCGCGAAGAGATCATCAAGGGCGCATCGGCCGGCCTCGGCACTCCGATTGGTTCGCATTTCTCCCCCGGCAACGCAGCCTATGTCGACCTGACTGGTCGCTATCCGCACGACGTGGCCAAGGCCAAGGAACTGATGAAGGAAGCCGGCCTCGAAAGCGGCTTCAAGGCCACGATCAAGCTGCCTCCGCCGGCTTATGCGCGTGATGGCGGCCAGATCATTGCCTCGGAGCTCAAGCAGATCGGCATCGAACTGGAGATCATTCCCGTCGAGTGGGCCGACTGGCTGAAGCAGGTCTTCACGGACAAGGACTACGACCTGTCGATCGTCAGCCACGTCGAACCAAATGACATCGGCATCTATGC contains:
- a CDS encoding acetylornithine deacetylase/succinyl-diaminopimelate desuccinylase family protein, with the translated sequence MNEKTFDTIDSRADELAALTADLIRFPTINPPGEAYTPCAEYIGERLRKRGFTVEYIRGIGTPGDNDRYPRTNVIARFDGRTPGKTVHFNSHIDVVEAGEGWTLDPFGGVIKDGRVYGRGACDMKGGLAASIIAAEAYIDMNPDFAGAIEISGSVDEESGGFGGVAYLAEKGYFSPPRVHHVIIPEPLNKDRICLGHRGVWWAEIETKGQIAHGSMPFLGDSAVRHMGAVLGAFEDELFPALDRKRTRMPVVPEGARRSTMNINSIHGGQTDDYFPGLPSPNVPDSCKIVIDRRFLLEESLEEVKTEVTSILDRLKWERPKFDYRMRDLMIVHPGMTEEDAPVPRAIASGIRRVFGRDPQYVISPGTYDQKHIARIGKLHDCVAYGPGILDLAHRPDEWVGIDDMVESAKVMAHGLDMLLHGETGA
- a CDS encoding L,D-transpeptidase produces the protein MLGKVIASLSLAAMVAAFQPSIAAAAKVVATVNLSSQTMTVTHGGVVKYRWPVSTARKGKVTPTGSWSAKWLSRNHRSSRYNNAPMPYSIFYSGNYAVHGTNQVSRLGRPASSGCIRLHPSNAAVLFSIAQREGLRNMKIVVRH